The window GGCCGCCAGCGCGAACATCCGGCCCAACTGGCCGGACCCCAGCACGCCGACCGCCGAGCCGGGCGGAACGACGGTCATTTTGGCAGGACGGCTTTTAGAACCGTCCGTGTTTGACGGGAACGGAAGGCGTGAAGTTTCTTTTGTAAAGCGGGGTTGGCCAGCGCGAGAATGCCCACCGCCAAAAGGCCCGCGTTGGTCGCCCCGGCCTTGCCGATGGCGAGGCACCCGACGGGCACGCCCGCCGGCATTTGGGCGATGGACAAAAGAGAGTCCAGCCCTTTGAGCGCGCGGCTTTCCACGGGGACGCCTAGAACGGGCAGGGCCGTGTGGGCGGCGGTCATGCCCGGCAGATGGGCGGCGCCGCCGGCCCCGGCGATGATGACCCGCACCCCCCGGCCTTCGGCCGCCGCGGCGAAACGGGCCATCTTGACGGGTGTGCGGTGGGCCGACACCACGTGTTTTTCGTGGGGCACGTCGAAATCCTTAAGAACCTGGACGGCGTGTTGCATGGTGTCCCAATCGGAGGTGGACCCCATGATGACGGCGACGAGCGGTTTGGCCATGGGGCCAT of the Elusimicrobiota bacterium genome contains:
- the purE gene encoding 5-(carboxyamino)imidazole ribonucleotide mutase; this translates as MAKPLVAVIMGSTSDWDTMQHAVQVLKDFDVPHEKHVVSAHRTPVKMARFAAAAEGRGVRVIIAGAGGAAHLPGMTAAHTALPVLGVPVESRALKGLDSLLSIAQMPAGVPVGCLAIGKAGATNAGLLAVGILALANPALQKKLHAFRSRQTRTVLKAVLPK